A single window of Brevundimonas vitisensis DNA harbors:
- the rplQ gene encoding 50S ribosomal protein L17, which translates to MRHGAAYRKLGRTTSHRTAMFANMAASLIKHEQITTTLPKAKELRPFVEKLVTLAKKGDLHARRQAISQVRDVPQVGKLFETIGPRYAERNGGYIRIMKAGFRHGDNAAMAVIEFVDRDVDAKGQDSGPVYEVEGDDEA; encoded by the coding sequence ATGCGCCACGGCGCCGCCTATCGCAAGCTTGGTCGCACGACCAGCCACCGGACCGCCATGTTCGCCAACATGGCTGCGTCGTTGATCAAGCATGAGCAGATCACGACCACCCTGCCCAAGGCCAAGGAACTGCGTCCCTTCGTCGAAAAGCTGGTCACCCTGGCCAAGAAGGGCGACCTGCACGCCCGTCGCCAGGCCATCAGCCAGGTTCGCGACGTGCCGCAAGTTGGCAAGCTGTTTGAAACGATCGGCCCCCGCTATGCCGAACGTAACGGCGGCTATATCCGCATCATGAAGGCTGGCTTCCGCCACGGCGACAACGCCGCCATGGCCGTGATCGAGTTCGTCGATCGCGATGTGGACGCCAAGGGTCAGGACTCCGGTCCGGTCTATGAGGTCGAGGGCGACGACGAAGCCTGA
- the rpsK gene encoding 30S ribosomal protein S11 gives MAKEPGRVKKRERKNITSGVAHVNSSFNNTMITITDAQGNAISWSSAGHMGFKGSRKSTPYAAQMAAEDAGKKAQEHGVKTLEVNVSGPGSGRESALRALQSVGLTITTIRDVTPMPHNGCRPPKRRRV, from the coding sequence ATGGCCAAGGAACCGGGTCGCGTAAAGAAGCGCGAACGCAAGAACATCACGTCGGGCGTTGCTCATGTGAATTCGTCGTTCAACAACACGATGATCACGATCACCGACGCCCAAGGCAATGCGATCTCGTGGTCGTCTGCCGGTCACATGGGTTTCAAGGGCTCGCGTAAGTCGACTCCTTATGCCGCCCAGATGGCCGCTGAGGACGCCGGCAAGAAGGCGCAGGAACACGGCGTGAAGACGCTGGAAGTCAACGTTTCGGGTCCGGGTTCTGGCCGTGAATCGGCGCTGCGTGCCCTGCAGTCGGTGGGCCTGACCATCACCACCATCCGCGACGTCACGCCGATGCCGCACAACGGCTGCCGTCCGCCCAAGCGCCGCCGCGTCTAA
- the rplF gene encoding 50S ribosomal protein L6, with the protein MSRIGKRTITVPKGVTIALDGQTVTVKGPKGELSWTVAEEIALSQDGNDLTLSPVNDTQRARAMWGLSRTLVDNMITGVSTGFEKSLDLVGVGYRAALKGPNLSLQLGFSHEVDIVPPAGVTFVVPKQTEIKIQGADKQAVGQIAAVIRKLRPPEPYKGKGVRYTGEKVRRKEGKKK; encoded by the coding sequence ATGTCCCGTATCGGAAAACGCACCATCACCGTGCCGAAGGGCGTGACCATCGCGCTCGACGGTCAGACGGTGACCGTGAAGGGTCCCAAGGGCGAGCTGTCCTGGACCGTCGCGGAAGAAATCGCCCTGAGCCAGGACGGCAACGACCTGACTCTGAGCCCCGTGAACGACACCCAGCGCGCTCGTGCGATGTGGGGCCTGTCGCGCACCCTGGTCGACAACATGATCACCGGTGTCTCGACGGGTTTCGAGAAGTCGCTCGACCTGGTCGGCGTCGGTTATCGCGCCGCTTTGAAGGGCCCGAACCTGTCGCTGCAGCTGGGCTTCTCGCACGAGGTGGATATCGTTCCGCCGGCTGGCGTGACCTTCGTCGTGCCCAAGCAGACCGAAATCAAGATCCAGGGCGCTGACAAGCAGGCCGTGGGTCAGATCGCCGCCGTCATCCGCAAGCTGCGTCCGCCGGAACCCTATAAGGGCAAGGGCGTGCGCTACACGGGCGAAAAGGTCCGGCGCAAGGAAGGCAAGAAGAAGTAA
- the rplO gene encoding 50S ribosomal protein L15 → MKLNEIRDNEGAHKKRMRVGRGPGSGKGKTAGRGVKGQKSRSGVAIGGFEGGQMPLYMRMPKRGFNNPNALKLAEVNLWRLQDAIDAGKIDIKSEIKGDALVAAGVIRRVKDGVRLLGTGEISAKLNLVVWSATAGAIKAIEAAGGTVVQERIAAEAKAAERVEKRNAAKGKAPAPKAPRGDANKISARAARTAAK, encoded by the coding sequence ATGAAACTGAATGAAATCCGCGACAACGAAGGCGCGCACAAGAAGCGCATGCGGGTCGGCCGCGGCCCGGGCTCGGGCAAGGGCAAGACCGCCGGTCGCGGCGTCAAGGGCCAGAAGTCCCGTTCGGGCGTCGCCATCGGCGGGTTCGAGGGCGGCCAGATGCCGCTGTACATGCGTATGCCCAAGCGCGGCTTCAACAATCCGAACGCGCTGAAGCTGGCCGAAGTCAACCTGTGGCGCCTGCAAGACGCCATCGATGCCGGCAAGATCGACATCAAGTCCGAGATCAAGGGCGATGCCCTGGTCGCCGCCGGCGTGATCCGCCGCGTCAAGGACGGCGTGCGTCTGCTGGGCACCGGCGAAATCAGCGCCAAGCTGAACCTGGTCGTCTGGTCCGCGACCGCAGGTGCGATCAAGGCGATCGAGGCTGCGGGCGGCACGGTCGTGCAGGAGCGGATCGCGGCCGAGGCCAAGGCCGCTGAACGCGTCGAAAAGCGCAATGCGGCCAAGGGCAAGGCTCCGGCTCCCAAGGCTCCGCGCGGCGACGCGAACAAGATCTCGGCCCGCGCCGCGCGTACGGCCGCCAAATAA
- the secY gene encoding preprotein translocase subunit SecY has protein sequence MASAAEQLAANMNMGSFAKATELHKRLLFTLGALLVYRIGTYVPIPGINSEAFLAFFQNPDGQRGVLDMFNMFSGGAVERMAVFALNVMPYISASIIVQLMAAVYPPWEKLRKEGGESGRKQLNQYTRYLTVFLALMQSFGIAVGLNAQQGLVDAPGLFFIISTVTTLTGGTMFLMWLGEQVTARGVGNGISLIIFAGIVAVLPGTIARLFGLAQQGQMSAFVLLFIAALAVATVVFIVFMERAQRRLLIQYPKRQEGNRMAGGERSFLPLKVNTAGVIPPIFASSLLLLPSTVAQMTANANLPAWLAWLPSAAGQLQHGQPVFTVLYAVLIIFFCFFYTSITFNPEDTAENLRKYGGFLPGIRPGKRTAEYLDYVLTRLTVIGAAYITAVCLLPEILVAQMGNSVYFGGTSILIVVSVTMDTVAQIQSHLLAHQYEGLIKKAKLRGKGGRTPGTKAPAGRSAAPVRR, from the coding sequence ATGGCTTCGGCCGCCGAACAACTTGCCGCCAATATGAACATGGGCTCGTTCGCCAAGGCGACCGAGCTGCACAAACGCCTGCTGTTCACCCTGGGTGCGCTGCTGGTCTATCGCATCGGCACCTATGTGCCGATCCCGGGGATTAATTCGGAGGCCTTCCTGGCCTTCTTCCAGAACCCGGACGGCCAGCGCGGCGTGCTGGACATGTTCAACATGTTCTCCGGAGGCGCCGTCGAGCGGATGGCCGTCTTCGCCCTGAACGTGATGCCTTACATCTCGGCGTCGATCATCGTGCAGCTGATGGCTGCGGTGTATCCGCCGTGGGAAAAGCTGCGCAAGGAAGGCGGCGAGAGCGGCCGCAAGCAGCTGAACCAGTACACCCGCTATCTGACGGTGTTCCTGGCCCTGATGCAGTCCTTCGGCATCGCGGTCGGCCTGAACGCTCAGCAGGGCCTGGTCGATGCGCCCGGACTGTTCTTCATCATCTCGACCGTCACCACCCTGACGGGCGGCACCATGTTCCTGATGTGGCTGGGTGAGCAGGTGACGGCGCGCGGCGTCGGCAACGGCATCTCGCTCATCATCTTCGCCGGTATTGTTGCGGTGCTGCCGGGCACGATCGCGCGTCTGTTCGGCCTGGCTCAGCAGGGTCAGATGTCGGCCTTCGTCCTGCTGTTCATTGCGGCCCTGGCCGTCGCCACCGTCGTCTTCATCGTCTTCATGGAGCGGGCCCAGCGCCGTCTTCTGATCCAGTATCCGAAGCGCCAGGAAGGCAATCGGATGGCTGGCGGCGAGCGCAGCTTCCTGCCGCTGAAGGTGAACACCGCCGGGGTCATCCCGCCTATCTTCGCCTCCAGCCTGCTGCTGCTGCCTTCGACGGTGGCTCAGATGACGGCCAATGCGAACCTGCCGGCCTGGCTGGCCTGGCTGCCGTCGGCAGCGGGTCAGTTGCAGCACGGGCAGCCGGTGTTCACCGTGCTGTATGCGGTGCTGATCATCTTCTTCTGCTTCTTCTACACCTCGATCACCTTCAATCCCGAGGACACGGCCGAGAACCTGCGCAAATACGGCGGCTTCCTGCCGGGTATCCGTCCGGGCAAGCGTACGGCGGAGTATCTGGACTATGTCCTGACCCGCCTGACCGTGATCGGGGCCGCCTACATCACCGCCGTCTGTCTGTTGCCAGAGATCCTGGTCGCCCAGATGGGTAACAGCGTCTATTTCGGCGGTACCTCGATCCTGATCGTGGTGTCGGTGACGATGGATACGGTGGCGCAGATCCAGTCGCACCTGCTGGCGCACCAGTATGAGGGCCTGATCAAGAAGGCCAAGCTGCGGGGCAAGGGCGGTCGCACGCCCGGCACCAAGGCACCGGCCGGACGCTCGGCCGCTCCGGTCCGGCGCTAG
- a CDS encoding TonB family protein yields the protein MTIAGTARPKVPQRRRFGLGLLVLLVHLSFLPFLARVSAPEPAADIPPPVEVVLVSPPPPPPPPPPLQPAVVAGGGSPAAPSRVNILPDPPPVPPEIVAPPVQAPEPSIVVGTAPYADAVPGPGLGGQGTGSGGGTGAGRGPGRGGRPLLLSGPSVDQIRRVYPRAALNAGVSGRGLITCRIRLDTRLEDCRLVEESPPGRGFGAAALATAANFRFRPPTIDGEPLAGAEITFGVDFDAGQVRGRR from the coding sequence ATGACCATCGCAGGGACCGCACGACCGAAGGTGCCGCAACGGCGCCGGTTCGGCCTTGGTTTGCTGGTGCTGTTGGTCCACCTGTCCTTCCTGCCCTTCCTGGCGCGGGTTTCTGCGCCAGAGCCGGCAGCTGATATCCCGCCGCCGGTCGAAGTGGTGCTGGTTTCGCCGCCGCCGCCCCCGCCGCCGCCGCCGCCCTTGCAGCCTGCCGTCGTGGCCGGTGGCGGATCGCCCGCTGCGCCCTCACGGGTAAACATCCTGCCCGATCCGCCGCCTGTGCCGCCCGAGATCGTTGCCCCGCCGGTCCAGGCCCCCGAGCCGTCGATCGTGGTCGGTACTGCGCCCTATGCCGATGCCGTGCCGGGGCCGGGCCTCGGCGGTCAGGGAACGGGCTCTGGCGGCGGTACAGGGGCGGGCAGGGGGCCTGGACGCGGTGGTCGCCCGCTGCTGCTCTCGGGGCCGTCGGTCGATCAGATCCGCAGGGTCTATCCGCGTGCAGCCCTGAATGCGGGCGTGTCGGGCAGAGGCCTGATCACTTGCCGCATTCGGCTGGACACGCGACTGGAAGACTGCCGTCTGGTGGAAGAAAGTCCGCCGGGGCGGGGCTTTGGGGCTGCCGCCCTCGCCACGGCTGCCAACTTCCGCTTTCGACCGCCCACCATTGATGGAGAGCCCTTGGCGGGCGCTGAGATCACCTTTGGCGTCGATTTCGATGCCGGACAGGTGCGCGGGCGTCGATAG
- a CDS encoding trypsin-like peptidase domain-containing protein produces MKTHALIAIAALTMSACGAPADTQAQEGVFAETNRVTPGDAGSMKASFAPVVRTAAPAVVNISARGVQTVRDPFWGQFSQPTGSVGSGVIVRPEGVVVTNAHVIAGMSEIKVVLNDRREFSARVILADERSDIAVLQLEGVEERLPTLSIDDREEQQIGDLVLAIGNPFGVGQTVTNGIISALNRTETGISDSGSFIQTDAAINPGNSGGALVDMDGELIGINTAIFSRSGSSSGVGFAVPASMVRQVVDSAVGGARAVVRPWLGIKGESVTAERARELGLERPRGLVVTGVYAGGPGARAGLREGDVITAVDGAEVNDQGGLNFRVGTRAPDTAVQVEILRGGRTQTLSARVQPLPGDADVARAVTIQQGALAGAQVLTLNPALADALGGDPFASGVIIGRVARGSYANRIGFQRGDIVVAVDGRPVTSTQALANLGRGAEVTIQRGGQRVTGVMR; encoded by the coding sequence ATGAAGACCCACGCGTTGATCGCCATCGCTGCCTTGACCATGTCGGCCTGCGGAGCGCCCGCCGACACCCAGGCTCAGGAAGGCGTCTTTGCAGAGACGAACCGCGTCACGCCGGGCGATGCCGGTTCGATGAAGGCCAGTTTCGCGCCCGTGGTGCGCACCGCCGCCCCGGCCGTGGTCAATATCTCGGCGCGCGGGGTGCAGACTGTTCGCGATCCCTTCTGGGGCCAGTTCAGCCAGCCGACCGGCTCGGTCGGATCGGGCGTGATCGTGCGGCCCGAGGGCGTGGTGGTCACCAATGCCCACGTCATCGCCGGGATGAGCGAGATCAAGGTGGTACTGAACGACCGGCGGGAGTTCTCGGCCCGCGTCATCCTGGCGGACGAACGCAGCGACATCGCCGTGCTTCAGCTGGAAGGGGTGGAGGAGCGCCTGCCGACCCTGAGCATCGACGACCGCGAGGAACAGCAGATCGGCGATCTGGTCCTGGCGATCGGCAATCCGTTCGGGGTGGGGCAGACGGTGACCAACGGCATCATCTCGGCCCTGAACCGGACGGAGACGGGCATTTCGGACTCCGGCTCCTTCATCCAGACGGATGCGGCGATCAATCCGGGGAATTCGGGCGGGGCGCTGGTCGACATGGACGGCGAGCTGATCGGGATCAATACGGCCATCTTCTCGCGCTCGGGCTCCTCGTCCGGGGTCGGGTTCGCGGTGCCGGCCTCAATGGTGCGCCAGGTGGTGGACAGTGCCGTCGGCGGGGCCCGGGCCGTGGTCCGGCCATGGCTGGGCATCAAGGGCGAGAGCGTCACCGCCGAGCGTGCGCGCGAGCTAGGGCTGGAGCGGCCGCGCGGTCTGGTCGTGACGGGCGTCTATGCGGGCGGGCCGGGCGCGCGGGCGGGCCTGCGTGAAGGTGACGTCATCACCGCCGTGGACGGGGCCGAGGTCAACGACCAGGGCGGGCTGAACTTCCGCGTCGGGACGCGCGCGCCGGATACGGCGGTGCAGGTCGAGATCCTGCGGGGTGGGCGGACCCAGACCCTGTCGGCGCGGGTCCAGCCCCTGCCGGGCGATGCCGACGTGGCGCGGGCCGTGACGATCCAGCAGGGGGCCCTGGCCGGGGCCCAGGTCCTGACCCTGAACCCCGCCCTGGCCGATGCCCTGGGTGGCGATCCATTCGCCAGCGGCGTGATCATCGGCCGGGTCGCGCGCGGCAGCTATGCCAACCGCATCGGCTTCCAGCGGGGCGACATCGTCGTGGCCGTCGACGGCCGCCCGGTGACCTCGACACAGGCCCTGGCCAATCTGGGCCGCGGGGCCGAGGTCACGATCCAGCGTGGCGGCCAGCGGGTGACGGGGGTGATGCGGTAG
- the rpsE gene encoding 30S ribosomal protein S5, with protein sequence MAREPQRSGGGNDRNRRDNRNGPAVDGPESDIVEKLVHINRVAATVKGGRRFSFAALMVVGDGKGRVGFGHGKAREVPEAIRKATEEAKKTMIRVPLRENRTLHHDGNGRWGAGKIMMRAAPPGTGVIAGGPMRAVLETLGVHDVVAKSTGSSNPYNMIRATFEALKVQSSPRQVASKRGKKVSDLMGRRNDGASSPEAMEG encoded by the coding sequence ATGGCTCGTGAACCCCAACGTAGCGGCGGCGGCAACGACCGTAACCGGCGCGACAACCGCAACGGCCCGGCCGTCGACGGCCCGGAATCGGACATCGTCGAAAAGCTGGTGCACATCAACCGCGTCGCCGCCACTGTGAAGGGCGGCCGTCGTTTCTCGTTCGCTGCCCTGATGGTCGTCGGTGACGGCAAGGGTCGTGTCGGCTTCGGTCACGGCAAGGCCCGTGAAGTCCCGGAAGCCATCCGCAAGGCGACCGAAGAAGCCAAGAAGACCATGATCCGCGTTCCGCTGCGCGAGAACCGCACCCTGCACCACGACGGCAACGGCCGTTGGGGCGCCGGCAAGATCATGATGCGCGCTGCCCCTCCCGGGACCGGCGTCATCGCGGGCGGCCCGATGCGTGCCGTTCTGGAAACCTTGGGTGTCCACGACGTGGTGGCCAAGTCCACCGGTTCGTCCAACCCGTACAACATGATCCGCGCCACCTTCGAAGCGCTGAAGGTTCAGTCCTCGCCGCGTCAGGTCGCGTCCAAGCGCGGCAAGAAGGTCTCGGATCTGATGGGTCGTCGCAACGACGGCGCATCGTCACCCGAAGCCATGGAGGGCTGA
- the rpmD gene encoding 50S ribosomal protein L30 yields the protein MANTESKATITVRQTGSPIRRKSDQRATLSGLGLNRMGRESTLEDTPSVRGMIAKVAHLTEIVEK from the coding sequence ATGGCCAATACCGAATCCAAGGCCACCATCACGGTTCGTCAGACCGGTAGCCCGATCCGCCGCAAGTCGGACCAGCGCGCCACCCTGTCGGGCCTGGGTCTGAACCGGATGGGCCGTGAGTCCACCCTGGAAGACACGCCGTCGGTTCGCGGGATGATCGCCAAGGTCGCCCACCTGACCGAAATCGTCGAAAAGTAA
- a CDS encoding adenylate kinase — MNLILFGPPAAGKGTQAKRLVEQRGMVQLSTGDMLREAIASGSELGQQCQAIMSGGGLIADDIVIALIEARLKEAEDAGGAIFDGFPRTLGQAEALDAMLAKLGKKIDHVVRLKVDDGQLLERIARRYADQGRPDDNPDSFKVRLEAYNRNTAPLLPYYDEKGLLTEVDGMGSVDAVAAAIDTALDTRV; from the coding sequence ATGAATCTGATCCTGTTTGGACCGCCTGCGGCGGGCAAGGGTACTCAGGCCAAGCGTCTGGTCGAGCAGCGCGGCATGGTCCAGCTGTCGACCGGCGACATGCTGCGCGAGGCCATCGCGTCGGGCTCTGAACTGGGCCAGCAGTGCCAAGCCATCATGTCCGGTGGCGGCCTGATTGCCGACGACATCGTCATCGCCCTGATCGAGGCGCGACTGAAGGAGGCGGAGGACGCCGGAGGGGCCATCTTCGACGGTTTCCCGCGCACCCTGGGCCAGGCCGAGGCTCTGGACGCCATGTTGGCCAAGCTGGGCAAGAAGATCGACCATGTCGTTCGTCTGAAGGTGGATGACGGCCAGCTGCTTGAACGCATCGCCCGCCGCTACGCTGACCAGGGGCGGCCTGACGACAATCCGGACAGCTTCAAGGTTCGGCTGGAAGCCTATAACCGCAACACCGCGCCGCTTCTGCCGTACTATGACGAGAAGGGCCTGTTGACCGAGGTTGACGGCATGGGTTCGGTCGACGCCGTTGCAGCCGCCATCGATACGGCCCTCGACACGCGAGTCTGA
- a CDS encoding ABC transporter permease subunit encodes MTMWADAIRAEAFRLSKSRTTWFWSVFFAPILLLVGGAISSVVIDANATKMAADPEAPPELTQMLSTQPLDLGQAMIANAAGLSNALVLLFILIGAATVYAGDYRWETWRLVSARNTRPNLLLGKLAVVVGLALIAMLAMLVSGTISDLIQAMVFERDLAFTLSLGDVGQILLLAGLCLLRIIQFTMIGLLAAVMTRSLLVALFVPLVLGIAQFFLPMQVLPPMGFLPDSWLSVLVNPGGGLDTLKTLVRGGPDAAAVADGMVLKAWLSFALWTLLPAAGAIVWFNRQDLSKE; translated from the coding sequence ATGACCATGTGGGCTGACGCCATTCGCGCGGAGGCCTTCCGCCTGTCCAAGAGCCGCACCACTTGGTTCTGGAGCGTGTTCTTCGCCCCCATCCTGCTGCTCGTCGGTGGGGCGATCAGCAGCGTCGTCATCGACGCCAATGCCACCAAGATGGCCGCCGACCCCGAGGCGCCGCCCGAACTGACCCAGATGCTGTCGACCCAGCCGCTGGACCTGGGCCAGGCCATGATCGCCAATGCGGCGGGCCTGTCCAATGCGCTGGTCCTGCTGTTCATCCTGATTGGGGCGGCGACCGTCTATGCTGGCGACTATCGGTGGGAGACCTGGCGTCTGGTCAGTGCGCGCAACACGCGGCCCAACCTGCTGCTGGGCAAGCTGGCCGTCGTGGTCGGCCTGGCCCTGATCGCCATGCTGGCCATGCTGGTCTCGGGCACCATCAGCGACCTGATCCAGGCCATGGTGTTCGAGCGCGACCTGGCCTTTACCCTCAGCCTGGGCGATGTGGGGCAGATCCTGCTGCTGGCCGGACTGTGCCTGCTGCGGATCATCCAGTTCACCATGATCGGCCTCTTGGCCGCCGTCATGACCCGGTCCCTGCTGGTCGCCCTGTTCGTGCCCCTGGTCCTGGGCATCGCCCAGTTCTTCCTGCCGATGCAGGTCCTGCCGCCCATGGGCTTCCTGCCTGACAGCTGGCTGTCGGTCCTGGTCAATCCGGGCGGCGGGCTGGACACGCTCAAGACCCTGGTCCGCGGCGGACCCGACGCCGCCGCTGTCGCCGACGGCATGGTGCTCAAGGCCTGGCTCAGCTTCGCCCTGTGGACCCTGCTCCCCGCCGCCGGCGCCATCGTCTGGTTCAACCGCCAGGACCTGTCGAAGGAATAG
- a CDS encoding DNA-directed RNA polymerase subunit alpha, protein MIERNWQELIRPEKPQIELGSDSQRKARLVAEPLERGFGVTLGNALRRVLLSSLQGAAVTAIQIDGVVHEFSSLEGVREDVVDIVLNIKQLALRMHAEGPKRMTLRATGPGPVTAGQIDVPADIDVLNPDHVICTLDDGASIRMELTVQNGKGYVASELNRPEDAPIGLIAVDALYSPVKRVAYRVEPTRQGQSLDYDKLVLEVETNGAVSPVDAVAYAARILQDQLQIFITFDEPKKAVEATDGKPELPFNPALLKKVDELELSVRSANCLKNDNIVYIGDLIQKTEGEMLRTPNFGRKSLNEIKEVLTSMGLSLGMDVPNWPPENIEDLAKKFDDQI, encoded by the coding sequence ATGATCGAACGTAACTGGCAAGAGCTGATCCGTCCCGAGAAGCCGCAGATCGAGCTCGGCTCGGACTCCCAGCGCAAGGCGCGCCTGGTGGCCGAACCCCTCGAGCGCGGTTTCGGCGTGACGCTCGGCAATGCCCTGCGCCGCGTGCTCCTGTCCTCGCTGCAAGGCGCGGCGGTCACCGCCATCCAGATCGACGGCGTGGTCCACGAATTCTCCTCGCTGGAAGGCGTGCGCGAGGACGTGGTCGACATCGTGCTGAACATCAAGCAGCTGGCTCTGCGCATGCATGCCGAGGGCCCCAAGCGCATGACCCTGCGTGCCACCGGCCCCGGGCCCGTGACCGCCGGCCAGATCGACGTCCCCGCGGACATCGACGTGCTGAACCCGGACCACGTCATCTGCACCCTGGATGACGGCGCCTCGATCCGCATGGAACTGACCGTCCAGAACGGCAAGGGCTATGTCGCCTCCGAGCTGAACCGTCCGGAAGACGCCCCGATCGGCCTGATCGCGGTCGACGCCCTGTATTCGCCGGTCAAGCGCGTCGCCTATCGCGTCGAGCCGACCCGCCAGGGCCAGTCGCTGGACTATGACAAGCTGGTGCTGGAAGTCGAAACCAACGGTGCCGTCTCGCCGGTCGACGCGGTGGCCTATGCCGCCCGTATCCTGCAAGACCAGCTGCAGATCTTCATCACCTTCGACGAGCCCAAGAAGGCGGTCGAGGCCACGGACGGCAAGCCCGAACTGCCGTTCAACCCGGCCCTGCTGAAGAAGGTCGACGAGCTGGAACTGTCGGTCCGTTCGGCTAACTGCCTGAAGAACGACAACATCGTCTACATCGGCGACCTGATCCAAAAGACCGAGGGCGAGATGCTTCGCACCCCGAACTTCGGCCGCAAGTCGCTGAACGAAATCAAGGAGGTCCTGACCTCCATGGGTCTGTCGCTCGGCATGGATGTGCCGAACTGGCCGCCCGAAAACATCGAAGACCTGGCCAAGAAGTTCGACGACCAGATCTAG
- the rpsM gene encoding 30S ribosomal protein S13: protein MARIAGVNIPTNKRVVIALQYIHGIGPKSAQDIVEKVGIEAERRVNQLTDAEVLQIRETIDRDLTVEGDLRRETSMNIKRLMDLACYRGLRHRKGLPVRGQRTHTNARTRKGPAKPIAGKKK, encoded by the coding sequence GTGGCCCGTATCGCTGGCGTCAACATTCCGACCAACAAGCGCGTCGTGATCGCGCTTCAATATATCCATGGCATCGGCCCGAAGTCCGCGCAGGACATCGTCGAGAAAGTTGGTATCGAGGCCGAGCGCCGCGTCAACCAGCTGACCGATGCTGAGGTCCTGCAGATCCGCGAGACCATCGACCGCGACCTGACGGTCGAGGGCGACCTGCGTCGCGAGACCTCGATGAACATCAAGCGTCTGATGGATCTGGCCTGCTACCGCGGCCTGCGTCACCGCAAGGGCCTGCCGGTCCGCGGTCAGCGCACCCACACCAACGCCCGCACCCGCAAGGGTCCCGCCAAGCCGATCGCCGGCAAGAAGAAGTAA
- a CDS encoding ABC transporter ATP-binding protein — protein sequence MSAVIETTGLTKTYGTVRALNGLSLSIPKGGVYGVLGPNGAGKSTLFRILLGLIRPTEGSATVMGGAIGDPASMRRMGSMIETPRYPPYMSARQVLTWLSLAHGLKADTTRTDRWLERVGLTEAADRRVRGFSVGMLQRLGVAAALITEPELIILDEPTSGMDPPGIQEMRALIRSLAHDDGLTVILASHQLLEVQRVCDRVAIMNRGKLVREGTVADLTTTGERLRLSLTPVDSAPQRAAAILGDRASTDGTAILAHVPRAEGPALIRALVEQGIDIDEARWVGTDLESVFFTETGAVQTPEHDHVG from the coding sequence ATGAGCGCAGTCATCGAAACGACCGGTCTGACCAAGACCTATGGCACGGTGCGGGCCCTGAACGGCCTGAGCCTGAGCATTCCAAAGGGCGGCGTCTATGGCGTGCTGGGTCCCAACGGTGCCGGCAAGTCGACCCTGTTCCGCATCCTGCTGGGTCTGATCCGCCCCACCGAGGGCTCGGCCACGGTGATGGGGGGCGCGATCGGCGATCCGGCCTCCATGCGCCGTATGGGCTCGATGATCGAGACGCCCCGCTATCCCCCCTATATGTCCGCGCGCCAAGTCCTGACCTGGCTGTCGCTGGCCCATGGGCTGAAGGCCGACACCACCCGCACCGATCGCTGGCTGGAGCGGGTCGGCCTGACCGAGGCGGCGGACCGGCGCGTGCGCGGCTTCTCGGTCGGCATGCTGCAACGCCTGGGCGTGGCGGCCGCCCTGATCACCGAGCCGGAACTGATCATCCTGGATGAACCGACCAGCGGCATGGATCCCCCCGGCATCCAGGAGATGCGCGCCCTTATCCGCAGTCTGGCCCATGACGACGGCCTGACCGTCATCCTGGCCAGCCACCAGCTGCTGGAGGTCCAGCGCGTCTGCGACCGCGTTGCCATCATGAACCGCGGTAAGCTGGTGCGCGAGGGCACGGTCGCCGACCTGACCACCACGGGCGAGCGTCTGCGCCTGTCCCTGACGCCGGTCGACAGTGCCCCGCAACGCGCCGCCGCCATTCTGGGCGACCGCGCCAGCACCGACGGCACGGCCATCCTGGCCCATGTGCCGCGAGCAGAGGGCCCGGCCCTGATCCGCGCCCTGGTCGAACAGGGCATAGACATCGACGAGGCGCGCTGGGTCGGCACCGACCTGGAAAGCGTCTTCTTCACCGAGACGGGTGCCGTCCAGACACCGGAGCATGACCATGTGGGCTGA
- the rplR gene encoding 50S ribosomal protein L18, which translates to MAISLKQAAKRRSERTRRRLKAVANGRLRLSVYRSDKNISAQIIDDEKGITVASASSLEGAKGSKSKGSDTEAATRIGKLIAERALDKGVKDVVFDRGGYIYHGRVKALAEAAREAGLNF; encoded by the coding sequence ATGGCCATTTCCCTCAAACAGGCGGCCAAGCGCCGCTCGGAGCGTACCCGCCGCCGCCTGAAGGCTGTGGCCAACGGACGCCTGCGCCTGTCGGTCTATCGCTCGGACAAGAACATCTCGGCTCAGATCATCGACGACGAAAAGGGCATTACCGTTGCCTCGGCCTCGTCGCTGGAAGGCGCCAAGGGCTCCAAGTCCAAGGGTTCCGACACCGAAGCGGCCACTCGCATCGGCAAGCTGATCGCCGAACGCGCGCTGGATAAGGGCGTCAAGGACGTCGTCTTCGATCGCGGCGGCTACATCTATCATGGCCGCGTCAAGGCGCTGGCGGAGGCCGCGCGTGAAGCCGGCCTGAACTTCTAA